The following are encoded in a window of Prochlorococcus marinus str. MIT 1013 genomic DNA:
- a CDS encoding Bax inhibitor-1 family protein: MPANSNFQQAIREAQSSALIGPNVVNKALPYVGGGMALTGLGVLGGLSLQATNNPLFGPLFIVAFIAEIVLFFMASSAANNANNSKALPLLTGFSLLTGFTLSGIVGLAIQVAGMGAIGTAVFATGITFVIASSVGRKMSDNVGQALQGAVGLGLLGLIIAMVFQFVGGLFAPGMFGGSGFELMIAGFGTVLFVAMSFVDFYTMPRRYNDEQYLAGALGMYLTYINLFVFVLRLIIALQGGGRRD, translated from the coding sequence ATGCCAGCAAACAGCAATTTTCAACAAGCTATTCGTGAAGCACAATCTAGTGCACTTATTGGCCCAAATGTAGTTAACAAAGCCTTGCCTTATGTAGGCGGAGGAATGGCATTAACTGGATTAGGTGTTTTAGGTGGACTTTCTTTACAAGCAACTAACAATCCTTTATTCGGCCCTCTATTTATAGTCGCATTTATTGCAGAAATAGTTTTATTTTTTATGGCAAGTAGCGCTGCCAATAATGCAAATAACTCCAAAGCTCTTCCTCTCTTGACTGGATTTAGCTTGCTTACTGGTTTCACTCTCAGTGGGATTGTTGGCTTAGCAATTCAAGTTGCAGGAATGGGCGCGATAGGAACTGCAGTATTTGCGACTGGAATTACTTTCGTAATTGCTTCTTCAGTTGGCAGAAAAATGAGTGATAACGTTGGCCAAGCTTTGCAAGGTGCAGTTGGTCTTGGATTGCTTGGTTTGATTATCGCTATGGTTTTCCAATTTGTTGGAGGTCTATTTGCTCCAGGAATGTTTGGAGGCAGTGGCTTTGAATTGATGATTGCCGGTTTTGGAACTGTACTTTTTGTTGCAATGTCTTTTGTAGATTTCTACACAATGCCAAGAAGATATAACGACGAGCAGTACTTGGCTGGAGCATTAGGTATGTACCTAACTTACATAAACTTATTTGTTTTTGTTCTTCGTCTAATCATTGCTCTTCAAGGTGGTGGAAGAAGAGATTAA
- a CDS encoding PhoH family protein has translation MSEAATQGRFCIDLPDSNAATALSGTGQSTLHRLEILTGATFALRGLQLEIKGTSYQLERAAAIVELVRPIWEAGQIVSAVDLHAAAKALDNGKKNDHAKSTNKVLARSQRGNLLRPRTIRQKFYVEAMEKSDLTFALGPAGTGKTFLATVLAVRMLTERKIEKIILTRPAVEAGERLGFLPGDLQQKVDPYLRPLYDSLHSLLGQEKTNLLIEKNVIEVAPLAYMRGRTLEESFVILDEAQNTTPAQMRMVLTRLGERSRMVVTGDVTQVDLPYGQMSGLIEAADLLEKVDGISVCRLTSADVVRHPLVQSVVDAYAELDKKRR, from the coding sequence ATGTCTGAAGCAGCCACCCAAGGTCGCTTTTGTATAGATCTGCCTGATTCCAATGCTGCTACTGCTTTGTCAGGAACTGGTCAGTCAACACTTCATAGATTAGAAATCCTTACAGGTGCTACTTTTGCGTTAAGGGGATTGCAACTCGAAATAAAAGGAACTTCTTATCAATTAGAGAGAGCTGCTGCAATTGTTGAATTAGTTAGGCCAATTTGGGAAGCAGGACAAATTGTTTCGGCCGTTGATTTACATGCCGCGGCTAAAGCATTGGATAATGGTAAAAAAAATGATCATGCCAAATCAACAAATAAAGTTTTAGCCAGAAGTCAAAGAGGAAATCTTTTAAGACCAAGAACAATTAGACAAAAATTTTATGTAGAAGCTATGGAAAAAAGTGATCTTACTTTTGCTTTAGGCCCAGCAGGAACAGGTAAAACATTTTTAGCAACTGTATTAGCGGTTCGAATGCTTACTGAGAGAAAAATTGAGAAAATTATTTTGACAAGACCTGCAGTTGAAGCTGGCGAAAGATTGGGGTTTTTACCTGGGGACTTACAGCAAAAGGTTGATCCTTATTTAAGACCTTTATATGATTCACTTCATTCTTTACTTGGACAAGAAAAAACTAATTTACTTATAGAAAAAAACGTAATTGAAGTTGCGCCTTTGGCTTACATGCGAGGTAGGACTTTAGAAGAATCTTTTGTCATACTTGATGAGGCTCAAAATACGACACCAGCACAAATGAGGATGGTTCTTACCAGATTAGGTGAGAGGTCAAGGATGGTAGTAACTGGCGATGTAACCCAGGTTGACTTGCCATATGGACAAATGAGCGGACTTATAGAAGCAGCAGACTTACTCGAAAAGGTTGATGGAATTTCAGTTTGCAGACTTACTTCAGCAGATGTAGTAAGACATCCACTTGTTCAAAGCGTTGTTGATGCTTATGCAGAACTAGATAAAAAAAGACGATAG
- the rpsP gene encoding 30S ribosomal protein S16 encodes MIKLRLKRFGKKRESSFRLVACNSTSRRDGRPLQELGFYNPRTKETRLDTEALRTRLGQGAQPTDAVRTLLEKGGILEKKVRPAEVLGKQKQEKERSAKKKDAAASKTSE; translated from the coding sequence ATGATCAAGCTCCGCCTTAAGCGGTTTGGTAAAAAGCGTGAATCCAGTTTTCGTCTAGTTGCCTGTAATAGCACTTCAAGGCGAGATGGTCGCCCTCTACAAGAGCTAGGCTTTTACAATCCAAGAACCAAAGAAACTAGGTTAGATACAGAGGCTTTAAGAACTCGACTAGGACAAGGTGCTCAGCCTACTGATGCAGTAAGAACTTTATTAGAAAAAGGAGGAATCCTTGAAAAGAAAGTTCGACCAGCTGAAGTTTTAGGTAAGCAAAAACAAGAAAAAGAAAGATCAGCAAAGAAAAAAGATGCAGCGGCATCGAAAACTTCTGAATAA
- the ffh gene encoding signal recognition particle protein encodes MFDELTNQFEDAVKAFKGEAKISEENVDEALKQVRRALLEADVSLSVVKEFIEEVRVKAVGTEVVRGINPGQKFIQVVHEQLVNVMGGENDPLANSKEKPTVILMAGLQGAGKTTATAKLGLLLKEKNQKPLLVAADTYRPAAIDQLVTLGNQIDVEVFNLSSDLKPEEIARKGLEKAKDEGFDTVLVDTAGRLQIDTQMMGEMVRIKEAVQPDEVLLVVDSMIGQEAADITRSFHEKVGITGAVLTKLDGDSRGGAALSIRKISGKPIKFIGTGEKVEALQPFYPERMASRILGMGDVLTLVEKAQKEVEIADAEIMQKKLQEATFDFSDFVKQMRMIKRMGSLGGLLKMIPGMNKIDDGMIKSGEDQLKKIEAMIGSMSVEERNKPELLAAQPSRRRRVASGSGHQPADVDKVLADFQRMRGLMKQMSTGGGLPGMEGGLPGMGGLPGMSSSGPNPYQSRKGKGGPGSAPRRQRPVKKKKGFGDL; translated from the coding sequence ATGTTTGATGAACTGACTAATCAATTTGAAGATGCTGTAAAGGCATTTAAAGGTGAAGCAAAAATTTCAGAGGAAAATGTTGATGAAGCACTTAAGCAGGTCAGACGAGCTCTTTTAGAAGCAGATGTTAGTTTGTCAGTAGTAAAGGAATTTATCGAAGAAGTAAGAGTAAAGGCTGTTGGTACAGAAGTCGTCAGAGGTATAAACCCCGGGCAGAAATTTATTCAAGTAGTCCACGAGCAACTTGTAAATGTCATGGGTGGAGAGAATGACCCCTTGGCAAATTCAAAAGAAAAACCAACTGTGATTTTGATGGCTGGACTTCAGGGGGCAGGGAAGACTACAGCAACAGCAAAACTTGGATTGCTTCTTAAAGAAAAAAATCAGAAACCATTACTGGTTGCGGCTGATACATACAGACCAGCAGCTATTGATCAATTAGTAACGCTGGGGAATCAAATTGATGTGGAGGTTTTTAATTTAAGTTCCGACTTAAAGCCAGAAGAGATTGCCAGAAAAGGCTTGGAAAAAGCTAAAGACGAAGGATTTGACACTGTTCTTGTGGATACTGCTGGTCGACTTCAAATTGATACACAAATGATGGGCGAGATGGTTCGTATTAAAGAGGCTGTTCAACCTGATGAGGTTTTGTTAGTAGTTGATTCAATGATTGGCCAAGAGGCCGCAGATATTACAAGAAGTTTTCATGAAAAAGTAGGAATAACAGGCGCTGTTCTCACAAAGTTAGATGGAGATTCAAGAGGTGGAGCTGCTCTTTCCATAAGAAAAATCAGTGGTAAACCAATTAAATTTATAGGGACTGGAGAAAAGGTTGAGGCATTGCAACCTTTCTATCCCGAGAGGATGGCTAGCAGAATCTTAGGGATGGGTGATGTCTTAACTCTTGTTGAAAAAGCGCAGAAAGAAGTTGAAATTGCTGATGCAGAAATCATGCAAAAGAAGCTTCAAGAAGCAACTTTTGATTTTTCGGATTTCGTAAAACAGATGAGAATGATAAAGCGAATGGGCTCGTTAGGGGGGCTGCTAAAAATGATTCCTGGCATGAATAAAATTGATGATGGAATGATCAAAAGTGGAGAAGATCAACTTAAAAAAATCGAAGCAATGATTGGTTCAATGTCAGTAGAAGAAAGGAATAAGCCTGAATTATTGGCAGCACAACCATCAAGACGTCGGAGAGTTGCTAGTGGCAGTGGACATCAGCCAGCAGACGTTGACAAGGTTCTCGCGGATTTCCAGAGGATGCGAGGCTTGATGAAGCAGATGTCTACTGGAGGAGGACTTCCTGGTATGGAGGGAGGACTACCTGGAATGGGAGGACTTCCTGGAATGTCTTCATCAGGTCCTAATCCATATCAGTCAAGAAAAGGAAAAGGAGGACCTGGTTCTGCACCCCGAAGACAGAGACCAGTTAAGAAAAAGAAAGGTTTTGGTGATCTTTAG
- a CDS encoding IMS domain-containing protein, which yields MELPIDHFRLLGVSPSSNAEEVLRAFQLRLDRPPKQGFTYELLAQRSELLRLSADLLSNPKERQSYELALIEGSSGLDLSSNREVAGLLLLWESKASFQAFKLAKKALQPPQAPALGSGRESDLTLIAALSCRDASIDEQAFRRYASGAELLQEGIQLLQRMGKLVEERKTLESDLEALLPYRILDLLSRNKEDEKSHFDGLSLLEDFVNKRGGLEGKRNSEKIGGLNQTDFELFFLQIRKFLTAKEQSKLYLNWYRRGSEDAGFLAAFALVASGFSYRNPELLQEARKYLRNININGFDPMPLIGCLDLLLGDVKQAEARFRSSSDEKLKDWLDNYPGETLAALCDYCRNWLKKDVLVGFKDVEMQNVNLDDWFANKEVQEYVDQLEKKGALGIAKAGFSFLSSLTPEQQLENNLSKNLGEKADLPMPGGALDEILKEKSFKSRLRSKEAFLKYDLVKNIISKYSSALEFIKNSNFKFFIVNRPIYTSALAFTGLFIIGTSIGILTQRKPYENKNLTNIASSEVVKTDEIKTNDNNLSQISNNKERSNLNKSIPLISLIPSDQEIQFLIESWLKGKADILNGLESQFLSSVARPSLFNRVLEQRKRDKLLGQRQIIDTNITSIKIVQRSDKRIAADVELNYQDKSISSSGEVLSETVIPSLKVKYIIGKNKNNWLVVDYISGN from the coding sequence TTGGAATTACCTATTGATCATTTTCGCTTATTGGGGGTTAGCCCTTCTTCAAATGCTGAGGAAGTCCTCAGGGCTTTTCAGCTAAGACTAGATCGTCCTCCCAAACAAGGCTTTACATATGAACTTTTAGCTCAGAGATCTGAGCTATTACGACTTTCTGCCGATCTTCTATCCAATCCTAAAGAACGTCAATCTTACGAACTCGCCCTTATTGAGGGTTCTTCAGGTCTTGATTTGTCTTCAAATCGAGAAGTTGCTGGTTTACTTCTTCTTTGGGAATCAAAAGCTTCTTTCCAAGCTTTTAAGCTTGCAAAAAAAGCATTACAACCTCCACAAGCCCCTGCACTTGGAAGTGGTAGAGAGTCTGATTTGACGTTAATAGCAGCTTTATCTTGTAGAGATGCCTCAATTGATGAACAGGCTTTTAGAAGATACGCCTCAGGGGCTGAGTTGCTTCAGGAAGGTATACAGTTACTACAAAGAATGGGAAAGCTTGTTGAAGAAAGAAAGACCCTTGAATCTGATTTAGAGGCATTACTTCCATACAGAATTCTTGATTTATTAAGTAGAAATAAAGAAGATGAAAAGTCTCATTTTGATGGCCTGAGTTTGCTGGAAGATTTTGTTAATAAAAGGGGCGGACTTGAAGGAAAAAGAAATTCAGAAAAGATAGGAGGATTAAATCAAACTGACTTTGAGCTATTTTTTCTTCAAATTAGAAAATTTTTAACTGCAAAAGAACAGTCAAAACTATACTTGAATTGGTATAGAAGAGGTTCTGAAGATGCAGGCTTTCTTGCCGCTTTCGCTTTAGTTGCGTCTGGATTTTCTTATAGGAATCCGGAACTTTTACAAGAGGCTCGTAAATATCTTCGAAATATCAACATTAATGGTTTTGACCCTATGCCATTAATTGGATGCCTAGACCTTTTATTAGGGGATGTAAAACAGGCAGAAGCTCGTTTTAGAAGTAGCTCAGATGAGAAATTAAAAGATTGGTTAGATAACTATCCTGGTGAAACTTTGGCGGCTCTTTGTGACTATTGCCGAAATTGGTTAAAAAAAGATGTTTTAGTTGGTTTTAAGGATGTAGAAATGCAAAATGTCAATCTTGATGATTGGTTTGCCAATAAAGAAGTACAAGAGTACGTAGACCAGCTTGAGAAAAAGGGAGCATTAGGTATCGCAAAGGCAGGATTTTCGTTTCTATCGTCATTGACTCCTGAGCAACAACTTGAGAATAATTTATCTAAAAATCTCGGGGAAAAAGCAGATTTGCCAATGCCAGGAGGGGCTTTAGATGAAATTCTGAAAGAAAAGTCATTCAAATCACGATTACGAAGTAAAGAAGCTTTCTTGAAATATGATTTAGTCAAAAACATAATTTCAAAATATTCCTCAGCATTGGAATTTATAAAAAATTCAAATTTTAAATTTTTTATAGTTAATCGGCCAATTTATACAAGTGCTTTAGCTTTTACTGGTCTATTTATTATTGGAACTAGTATCGGAATACTTACACAGCGAAAACCATATGAAAATAAAAATCTCACTAATATTGCAAGCTCTGAAGTTGTTAAAACAGATGAAATCAAAACTAATGATAATAATTTAAGTCAAATATCTAATAACAAAGAAAGATCAAACTTAAATAAATCAATCCCTCTTATTTCATTAATACCATCTGATCAAGAAATTCAATTTCTTATTGAATCTTGGTTGAAAGGTAAAGCAGATATATTGAATGGTTTAGAAAGTCAATTTCTTAGTTCTGTTGCAAGACCTTCCCTTTTTAATAGAGTTCTTGAACAAAGAAAGAGAGATAAATTATTAGGTCAAAGACAGATTATTGATACAAATATAACTTCAATCAAAATTGTTCAAAGGTCAGATAAAAGAATAGCAGCAGATGTAGAATTAAATTATCAAGATAAAAGCATTAGTTCTTCTGGTGAGGTTTTATCAGAAACTGTTATTCCTTCTTTGAAAGTAAAATATATAATAGGTAAGAATAAAAATAATTGGCTAGTCGTTGATTATATTAGTGGAAATTAA
- the pdhA gene encoding pyruvate dehydrogenase (acetyl-transferring) E1 component subunit alpha, whose protein sequence is MSPNPDKTSQDPCPSREHADRLSNLSDTKPAKINRDIALNLFKDMTLGRRFEDKCAEMYYRGKMFGFVHLYNGQEAISTGVIGAMQRKHDWFCSTYRDHVHALSAGVPAKEVMSELFGKETGCSKGRGGSMHLFSKEHHLLGGYAFIGEGIPVALGAAFTSKYRREALKENSDSVTAAFFGDGTCNIGQFYECLNMAQLWKLPIIFVVENNKWAIGMAHDRATSETEIWRKASAFGMPGEEIDGMDVLAVRGAAQRALERARAGEGPTLIECLTYRFRGHSLADPDELRSEKEKEFWAKRDPIKKLKNDLTTAGLVTDEELKNIEKEIDLEVNDAVEFALNAPEPDPSELTKYIWAEN, encoded by the coding sequence ATGTCTCCCAACCCAGACAAAACCAGCCAAGACCCTTGTCCTAGCAGGGAACACGCGGACAGACTAAGCAATCTTTCTGATACAAAACCAGCTAAAATCAATAGAGACATTGCTTTAAATCTTTTCAAAGACATGACTTTGGGAAGACGTTTTGAAGACAAATGTGCTGAAATGTATTACAGAGGAAAGATGTTTGGTTTTGTCCATCTTTACAACGGACAGGAGGCGATAAGCACAGGTGTCATTGGTGCAATGCAACGTAAACATGACTGGTTTTGTAGTACTTACAGAGATCATGTCCATGCTTTGAGTGCTGGAGTTCCTGCTAAAGAGGTAATGAGCGAGCTATTTGGGAAAGAAACAGGCTGCAGTAAGGGCAGAGGTGGATCTATGCATCTTTTTTCAAAAGAACATCATCTTCTTGGAGGTTATGCATTTATTGGTGAAGGAATTCCAGTTGCACTTGGGGCCGCTTTCACTAGCAAATACAGAAGGGAGGCTCTCAAAGAGAATAGTGATTCAGTAACTGCAGCTTTTTTTGGAGATGGAACTTGCAATATTGGTCAGTTTTATGAATGTTTAAATATGGCCCAATTATGGAAATTACCGATCATATTTGTAGTCGAAAATAATAAATGGGCAATTGGAATGGCCCATGACAGAGCAACTAGTGAGACTGAGATATGGAGAAAAGCCTCTGCATTTGGTATGCCAGGAGAAGAGATTGATGGAATGGACGTATTAGCCGTAAGGGGGGCCGCTCAAAGAGCCCTAGAGAGAGCAAGAGCTGGGGAAGGTCCCACTTTAATAGAATGCTTAACTTATCGATTCAGAGGGCATTCTTTGGCTGATCCGGATGAACTTAGATCTGAGAAAGAAAAAGAATTCTGGGCTAAAAGAGATCCAATAAAAAAGCTAAAAAATGATCTAACTACTGCTGGATTAGTTACTGATGAAGAATTAAAAAATATTGAGAAAGAAATTGATCTAGAAGTTAATGATGCTGTTGAATTTGCTCTAAACGCACCAGAGCCTGACCCTAGTGAATTAACTAAATATATCTGGGCAGAGAACTAA
- a CDS encoding RpoD/SigA family RNA polymerase sigma factor, translated as MVSTAPKPAESQKRRSSDPISWYLSSIGRVPLLTPAEEIELGNQVQTMMNLTEDGQIKDQSKEFNTHQRRLIRIGRRAKERMMKANLRLVVSVAKKYQGKGLELLDLVQEGSLGLERAVEKFDPTRGYKFSTYAFWWIRQSMTRAIACQSRTIRLPVHLSERLATIRKVSLDLAHKLGAMPSRIEIAEAMEIELEELDSILRQALTTSSLDAPVNGDEGRSFLGDLIADGSGEEPLDKVEQKIHQEQLGRWLSHLSEQEQHVIRLRFGLEGNERHTLAEIGRLLQVSRERVRQVELKALRKLRNLTRKLPSGI; from the coding sequence ATGGTTTCAACTGCACCCAAGCCTGCTGAATCACAAAAACGACGCAGCAGTGATCCAATTAGTTGGTACCTTTCCTCTATTGGAAGGGTTCCTCTCCTAACGCCTGCTGAAGAAATTGAACTTGGTAATCAGGTTCAAACCATGATGAATCTCACTGAAGATGGGCAAATCAAAGACCAGAGCAAAGAATTTAATACTCATCAGAGAAGATTGATTCGAATTGGAAGGAGGGCAAAGGAGAGAATGATGAAAGCCAATCTTCGGCTAGTAGTAAGTGTTGCAAAAAAATACCAAGGAAAAGGTCTAGAACTTCTAGATTTAGTGCAGGAAGGTTCTCTTGGATTAGAAAGGGCGGTTGAAAAATTCGACCCTACTCGTGGCTATAAGTTTTCTACGTATGCTTTTTGGTGGATAAGGCAAAGCATGACTAGGGCTATTGCTTGCCAGTCAAGAACAATCCGACTTCCTGTTCATTTAAGTGAGAGATTAGCAACCATTAGAAAAGTCAGCTTGGATTTGGCTCATAAGCTAGGCGCAATGCCTAGTCGTATAGAAATAGCTGAGGCAATGGAAATTGAGTTAGAAGAACTTGATTCTATTTTGAGGCAAGCCCTTACTACAAGCAGTCTCGATGCTCCAGTCAATGGCGATGAAGGCCGAAGCTTTTTAGGCGATCTAATAGCAGATGGCTCAGGGGAAGAACCACTGGATAAAGTTGAACAAAAAATCCATCAAGAGCAATTGGGAAGGTGGCTAAGTCATTTAAGTGAACAAGAACAACATGTGATTAGACTTAGATTTGGATTAGAGGGTAATGAAAGACATACTCTCGCTGAGATAGGAAGACTTTTACAAGTTTCACGTGAGAGGGTTAGACAAGTTGAGCTCAAAGCTCTAAGGAAATTGAGAAACCTTACTAGAAAACTTCCAAGTGGAATTTGA
- a CDS encoding NAD(P)H-hydrate dehydratase: MNWPQSDSEHLMVSSEQMQNIEKEMFSIGMPVEALMEKVGIGISTWILDRQGLIENGAIVLVGPGHNGGDGLVVARELYMAGVDISIWCPFPLKKELTQKHFDYAIRIGIQNLEQKPDSNSDSLWIEALFGLGQSRIISDEIVHLLNSKMKSSPDKLISIDVPAGLDSDNGSTVSNTSCKASSTLTLGLFKTGLIQDSAIDFVGDLERVDIGIPDKILADLPETQPLRISFSDLSTFVWPKPSKSKSKYQRGRVLVIAGSEKYRGAASLALNGALASGAGSVSAFLPSSVSSALWCTHPEVLLLGDLNTFQDGSSGFSNVLLEVDLNRFDSILLGPGLGISAEKDCFGTELKDFKGLLILDADAINRLSITSKGWEWLNDRNGPTWITPHLDEFKRLFPFIDCSNPLKAGIEAAKLCSSSVLLKCAHSVISDPEGKIWQIGQVNSSVARTGLGDILAGFVSGMGAIGLTSGKRLDTNLLAASALMHAYAGASCSRGGTASAICTFLGELIKKDSS; encoded by the coding sequence TTGAATTGGCCTCAATCTGATTCGGAACATTTGATGGTTTCCTCGGAGCAGATGCAAAACATAGAAAAAGAAATGTTTTCTATTGGTATGCCTGTTGAAGCTCTTATGGAAAAAGTAGGGATTGGTATCTCTACATGGATATTAGACAGACAAGGATTGATTGAAAATGGTGCAATCGTTTTAGTAGGGCCAGGGCACAACGGAGGCGATGGACTTGTTGTTGCAAGAGAACTTTATATGGCAGGCGTTGATATATCTATTTGGTGTCCATTTCCATTGAAAAAAGAATTAACACAAAAACATTTCGATTATGCAATTCGAATAGGTATTCAAAACTTGGAGCAAAAACCTGATTCGAATTCTGATTCATTATGGATTGAGGCATTATTTGGATTAGGTCAATCAAGAATTATTTCTGATGAAATAGTGCACTTATTGAATTCGAAGATGAAATCAAGTCCTGATAAATTAATTAGTATTGATGTTCCCGCGGGATTAGACTCAGACAATGGAAGTACAGTATCAAATACATCATGTAAAGCTAGTTCCACACTAACTTTAGGCTTATTTAAGACTGGGTTGATTCAAGATTCAGCTATTGATTTTGTCGGTGATTTAGAGAGGGTAGATATTGGGATTCCAGATAAGATTTTGGCTGATCTTCCTGAAACCCAGCCTCTGAGGATTTCATTTTCAGATTTATCTACTTTCGTTTGGCCTAAGCCAAGTAAAAGTAAAAGTAAATACCAGAGAGGAAGAGTGCTGGTGATTGCAGGAAGTGAGAAATACAGAGGAGCAGCATCTCTTGCTTTGAATGGAGCTTTAGCAAGTGGAGCAGGTAGTGTAAGCGCTTTTTTACCTAGTTCAGTTTCATCTGCTCTTTGGTGTACTCACCCTGAAGTCTTATTGCTTGGAGATCTAAATACTTTTCAGGACGGCTCTTCAGGTTTTTCTAATGTTTTGCTTGAAGTTGATCTGAATAGGTTCGACTCGATTTTGCTTGGACCAGGATTAGGGATATCAGCAGAAAAAGATTGTTTTGGAACTGAATTAAAGGATTTCAAAGGCCTACTTATTCTTGATGCTGATGCAATAAATCGTCTGTCGATAACTTCGAAAGGTTGGGAATGGCTAAATGATAGAAATGGCCCTACCTGGATTACTCCTCATTTGGATGAATTTAAGAGGCTATTTCCTTTTATTGATTGCTCGAATCCATTGAAGGCTGGAATTGAGGCTGCAAAACTTTGCAGCTCTTCGGTCTTATTGAAATGTGCTCATAGTGTTATTTCTGATCCAGAAGGCAAAATCTGGCAAATAGGACAAGTGAATTCAAGTGTTGCAAGAACTGGCCTCGGCGATATTTTGGCTGGTTTCGTTTCTGGGATGGGAGCTATTGGGCTGACAAGTGGTAAGCGATTGGATACTAATTTGCTCGCTGCATCTGCATTGATGCATGCATATGCTGGTGCATCTTGCTCAAGAGGGGGCACCGCAAGTGCTATTTGCACTTTTCTTGGAGAATTAATAAAAAAAGATAGCTCTTGA
- the mnmA gene encoding tRNA 2-thiouridine(34) synthase MnmA → MPMNVEKRETKKILNHLTSEETVAKTLKRLQAFSGNHSVVVGLSGGVDSSLTAALLCEAGWNVVGLTLWLMKGKGSCCSDGLIDAAGICDQLGIKHHIVDSKEIFQQEIINNVVKGYEEGITPLPCSRCNKSVKFSEMLKWVKENKNIEKIATGHYARIRYSNESFDRNDLPSDGIKRHKLLRGKDLNKDQSYFLYDLPQEILGKTIFPLGELTKEITRIEAFKYSLKTAEKPESQDLCLAEHYGSMNAFIDKYLPQKKGEVVLKNGQIIGSHNGIQHFTIGQRKGLGIAWEVPLHVVEIDASLNRVIVAPREDSGKSECIVKDINWVSIEAPQEPIEVEVQIRYRSKAVKAKLIPIIDITKENYCYKCNLHFKEDQFSITPGQAAVFYKGDYVLGGGVISKEY, encoded by the coding sequence ATGCCCATGAATGTGGAAAAAAGAGAAACAAAAAAAATTTTAAATCATTTGACTTCAGAAGAAACAGTCGCGAAAACATTAAAAAGACTGCAAGCATTTTCTGGAAATCATTCGGTTGTAGTGGGCCTTTCCGGAGGCGTAGATAGCTCCTTAACAGCTGCTCTCCTCTGTGAAGCTGGTTGGAATGTAGTGGGATTAACTTTGTGGCTAATGAAAGGGAAAGGGTCTTGCTGCTCAGATGGATTAATTGATGCAGCAGGGATATGTGATCAACTTGGAATTAAGCATCACATAGTCGATTCAAAAGAAATTTTCCAACAAGAAATCATCAATAATGTCGTGAAAGGATATGAAGAAGGAATTACTCCTTTACCCTGCTCTCGCTGCAATAAATCAGTCAAATTTTCAGAAATGCTTAAATGGGTTAAAGAAAATAAAAATATCGAAAAGATCGCTACAGGGCATTACGCAAGGATTAGATATTCAAATGAATCTTTCGATAGAAATGATCTTCCGAGTGATGGAATTAAAAGACATAAGCTTTTAAGAGGTAAAGATCTCAACAAAGATCAAAGCTATTTTTTATATGATCTCCCACAAGAAATCTTAGGAAAAACAATTTTTCCTCTTGGAGAATTGACTAAAGAGATAACACGAATCGAAGCTTTTAAATATTCATTAAAAACTGCAGAAAAGCCAGAAAGTCAAGACCTTTGTCTTGCTGAACATTACGGATCAATGAATGCTTTTATTGATAAGTATCTACCCCAAAAGAAAGGAGAGGTTGTCCTTAAAAACGGCCAAATCATAGGCTCCCATAATGGAATTCAGCATTTCACGATAGGACAAAGAAAGGGATTAGGTATTGCTTGGGAAGTACCTTTGCATGTTGTTGAAATTGATGCCTCTTTAAACAGAGTAATTGTTGCCCCAAGAGAAGATTCTGGGAAGTCAGAATGTATTGTAAAAGATATAAATTGGGTATCAATTGAAGCACCTCAAGAGCCAATTGAAGTTGAGGTCCAAATTAGATATAGAAGTAAAGCAGTTAAAGCAAAGTTAATACCAATCATTGATATTACTAAAGAAAATTATTGTTATAAATGTAATCTTCATTTTAAAGAAGATCAATTTTCAATCACTCCTGGACAAGCAGCAGTATTTTATAAGGGTGATTATGTATTAGGTGGAGGAGTTATTTCGAAAGAATATTAA